The Streptomyces luteogriseus genome includes a window with the following:
- a CDS encoding BTAD domain-containing putative transcriptional regulator, producing the protein MDFQLLGPFTARHEGRPVLHGSRRQERCLLAVLLLHAGHAVPTGRLIDLLWDDAPPASARATVHTYVGRLRAALRPYEVCVETRHDGYAVERGPHRIDAQEFTGLVGQAADARDPVERIGHYDRALALWRGPLLADVADDRLRARLGGRLGELRLSAVEQRARAQLDMGLHEPVIADLTPLLQEHATRERLVAAQMTALHRTGRRAEALRLYGRTRAILADELGIEPGRELHALHERMLSGDPRLDRPPGPVHAVRVDDQWLPWTTSGHPALEFCNTYAGWGGERLPGSEWLPGYATLAVWAGHMDLIEERQTDRLRKLALHRPDEAAAALDEARRFRADLYACLTDPQDGRAFKAVAGVVEEAARGSVLTRREDGLACWRPSPSAGLRLPLHAVARPVGELLADPRRFTVRGCPGRDCGWLFLDESGRRRWCSLGTCGAGRSSDGGDGGPRPAPNPLRL; encoded by the coding sequence ATGGATTTCCAGCTGCTCGGTCCGTTCACCGCCCGTCACGAGGGGCGGCCCGTGCTGCACGGCAGCCGCCGTCAGGAGCGGTGCCTGCTGGCGGTCCTGCTGCTGCACGCGGGCCACGCCGTCCCGACCGGCCGCCTCATCGACCTCCTGTGGGACGACGCCCCGCCCGCCTCGGCCCGCGCCACCGTCCACACCTACGTCGGCCGGCTCCGCGCCGCGCTCCGGCCCTACGAGGTGTGCGTCGAGACCCGGCACGACGGCTACGCCGTGGAACGCGGCCCGCACCGGATCGACGCGCAGGAGTTCACCGGGCTCGTCGGGCAGGCGGCGGACGCACGCGATCCGGTGGAGCGGATCGGCCACTACGACCGTGCCCTCGCGCTCTGGCGCGGCCCGCTGCTCGCGGACGTCGCCGACGACCGGCTGCGTGCACGCCTGGGCGGCCGGCTCGGCGAACTGCGGCTCTCGGCGGTGGAACAACGGGCCCGGGCCCAGCTCGACATGGGTCTGCACGAGCCGGTCATCGCGGACCTGACGCCGCTGCTCCAGGAGCACGCCACTCGCGAACGGCTCGTCGCCGCGCAGATGACCGCCCTGCACCGCACGGGCCGCCGGGCCGAAGCGCTCCGGTTGTACGGCCGTACGCGCGCGATCCTCGCGGACGAACTCGGAATCGAGCCGGGACGTGAACTGCACGCCCTGCACGAGCGGATGCTGAGCGGCGACCCCCGGCTGGACCGGCCGCCCGGGCCCGTCCACGCGGTGCGGGTCGACGACCAGTGGCTGCCGTGGACCACGAGTGGGCACCCCGCGCTGGAGTTCTGCAACACCTACGCCGGGTGGGGCGGGGAGCGGTTGCCCGGGTCGGAGTGGCTGCCCGGCTACGCCACGCTCGCCGTCTGGGCCGGGCACATGGACCTGATCGAGGAGCGGCAGACCGACCGGCTGCGGAAACTGGCCCTGCACCGGCCGGACGAGGCCGCCGCCGCTCTCGACGAGGCCCGGCGGTTCCGTGCGGACCTGTACGCCTGCCTGACCGACCCGCAGGACGGCCGGGCCTTCAAGGCGGTCGCCGGGGTGGTGGAGGAGGCCGCGCGAGGCTCGGTCCTCACCCGGCGTGAGGACGGCCTGGCCTGCTGGCGGCCGTCCCCCTCGGCAGGCCTGCGGCTGCCCCTCCACGCGGTGGCCCGCCCGGTGGGCGAACTGCTCGCCGATCCACGCCGCTTCACCGTCCGTGGCTGCCCCGGCCGCGACTGCGGCTGGCTGTTCCTCGACGAGAGCGGGCGGCGGAGGTGGTGCAGCTTGGGGACGTGCGGGGCGGGGAGATCCTCGGACGGCGGTGACGGCGGACCGCGACCGGCCCCCAACCCGCTGCGTCTCTAG